AAAGGTTATGCCGCTGGAAGGGGGCATTGCGGTATAAAACATTCTGCCAGTCGGTATTGTATTTGGCGTCGATACGTTTCTGATTGGTGAAATCATAGATATCCGTAGGAATGCTAACAGAAGATCCGTTACCTACTTTTCCTGTCCTGGTGGCGTTATCATCGGAATACATGGCATCATTCCATGTTTTGCCGCTGTTAACGACCAGGTCTTTATAGGAGTTGTTTCTGGCATTGATCACCAGGTCGATGAACTGGTTGGCGTCCAGGAGTTTTACTTTCTTTTCCAGCTGACTGTAGCCCGTCTGCACATCATATTCAAATTTTCCTTTGCCATCCTGTCCTCTTTTGGTGGTAATCATGACCACACCGCCGGAGGCTCTGGAACCGTAGATGGCTGCGGATGCAGCATCTTTAAGGATGTCGATGGATTCGATATCTTCCGGATTGATAAATACGTTATTACCGGCAGGATATCCGTCGATAACATATAAAGGATCGGAGCTGGCGGTGAGAGATCCGATGCCCCTAACTCTTATTTTAGTACCTGCATAAGGCGCGCCACTTGTCTGCGAAACCTGTACGCCGGCTACTTTTCCTACCAGTGCCTGGCTGACAGTTGGCGCGGTGAGGTTGAGCTCAGATTTTTTCACACTGCTGATAGCACCTGTTACATCGGATTTTCTGATCCGCTGGTAACCGATGGCTACTACTTCATTGAGGGTGCTGCTGCTTTCCCTTAAACTGATACTGATGGCTGTTCTCTGCTGTACCGGTATTTCCTGGATATCGTATCCGATATAGGAAAATACCAGGGTTGCTTCCGCTGATGTTACGATGCTGAATTGTCCGTTGGCATTGGTTTGTGTCCCTTTCCTGGTTTGTTTGTCGTAAACAGTTACGCCTGGTAATGGCTGGTGGTGCGCATCCGTTACGACTCCAGTAACGGTGATGCTGTTGCTGCTTATACTTTTTGAAGATTCCATTGCTGCAACGGCTAATGGCACATTGACAGCCATTGCCATACTAATAGGCAATAGGAATTTCCAGCAAACATTCTTCATGTTTGCTCCCCTGTTTGAAGCGTTCATTGTTAATTGGTATTAAAGGTTTTCTATTTAGAAAATCGATTTAGCTAGTCGAGGGTTACAAAACTAATCTTCCGCTTTTAAGGAAGTGCATCTTCGGTATTAAGAAGATATTAACTTATCATGAACAGAAAAATAAGAAAGATTTTCCGGCTTGATAAAGAACCATTAATTTTGAAAAATCATTTCTATAACCCAATCCATTTATGCACCATAAGATTGTTAAAAGCCTGTTTTTAGCGGCAGGACTGTGCTTTGCAACAGCAGTCCATGCCCAGAAAGTAGTGGAGCCTACAAAGGTAGATCCTGAGTGGAACAAGCCACAAAAGCCATTTCGTATTGCCGGAAACCTGTATTATGTAGGCACCTACGACCTCACAAGTTATTTAATCACCACTTCAGCCGGTAATATCCTGATCAATACCGGCCTGGCCGCTTCGGAGAAAATCATTCGTGAAAACATCGAAGCATTGGGTTTTAAATATAAAGACACTAAAATATTACTCACCATGCAGGCGCACTACGATCATATGGGTGCTATGGCTGCCATCAAAAAGGCCACAGGCGCCCAATTTATGGTAGATGCAGGCGATGTGGGTGTGGTAGAAACCGGCGGCAGATCAGATTACGAAATGGGTGGAAAAGTGAGTAATTACCAGCCAGTGAAAATTGACAGGGTACTGCATGATAAAGACACCATCCGACTGGGAGATATGAAAGTAGTGATGCTACACCATCCCGGCCATACGATGGGTTCCTGCAGTTATATTTTCGATGTGAAAGATGATCAACGCTCTTATAAGGTACTGCTCGCCAATATGCCGTCTATTATCATTGGCCAGCGGAAGTTTTCTGAGGTAAAAGCCTATCCGGGCATCGCTAAGGACTACGCCTATACGCTGGACACCATGCCGAAAATTCACTTCGATATATGGCTGGCAGGGCATGCAAGTCAATGTGGATTGCATGAAAAGCATAAAGATGGCGATGCTTACAATCCTAAAGCATTCGAGGACAGGGCTGGTTATGAAAAGCAGCTGGCAGAGCTGAAAGCTGTCTACGAAAAGAAATTAGCTGAAGACAAAAAATAATATTGCTAAAAAAAGGTAAGGGCCTGTTCTTTGACTAGAACAGGCCCTTTTATTATAGGATATGGTTTGTGCTATTATGGTTGCAGCAGGTATTCCTGTACGGCCATACCTGGCATGGACAAGGAAGTAACGATGCTGTTGTCGGCCGCTTTAATGCTTTTGGCAGTAAAGCTTCCCCATACAAATTTTCCTTCCTGGTGGCTGCTTTCGGGGTTGAATACCCTTACAATGAAGCCGCCGTTTGGAGCCGGCGTTACACTGGTGATAATAATACTGGTATTGGAAATAGTGAACAGCGGGCCGGCAGGTTTCAGGTCTGCTTTGGCAGGGAATGCCAGCAGTGGCTGTGTAAATTCAGCAGCGGCCTTTTCCTGCGCTACCGGCGTAACGCTGGTATGCGGCCTTAATGCATAGTGGTAGTTACTCACACCGCCCTGGTCTGCTTTATAATTTGTATGCCAGTAGTTGTTCATGATATAGTTAAACCAGGTGGCTGTAGGCTCGCCTTTGGTGCGCCATTCTTTATGGCTCTGCATCACCGTCTTTCTCTCATCGATCATACTGGAAGGCTCTACCATCGGGGTTTCCAGCAACATCCACTGGAGGCCTCTGTCGGCATTGGCAATATCTACCCAGCGTCTTCCGAAAAGAAAATCCATATTAGATCCAGGCAGCTGGTCTTTCAGGTATTGCATGGTGCCATAGCCTGCGTCCAGTGTGGTTATGGGAGCAGATATATTAACCGGGAAGCCAAAATGCACTGCCTCTTTTTCCCTGATCGCTTTTTTGTCCAGCGTATTTTCTATGGTAGCGGCATCGCCGCTAACGGTGAGGGTTATACGTTTTTCTATACTATTGGCGCCTGGCGCCTCTCCTGATAATGTAATGGTGGCAACTACAGGGCCATTTTCCGTTACTTCCATTTTTAATGCATTGTTGGAAGTGGCGGCGGCCGGATCTAATCCAGGTACGTACCAGTAGCTGTTCAGCCCCTGGTTTTTAAATTGTCCTGCGTAGTTATAGGCATCCTTTGCGGCCAGGGTGGTAATACTTCCCTGTGCATCCCAGGAAACGGTAACAATGCCGTTAGACAGGCTATGGTCCGTCAGGGTAAAGGAGTTGGTAGATTTGATTTCTTTATCGGATACTTCGAACACAGCTATACCCAATGCCGGAATATGTTGTGCATAGAATACATATTCGCCGGATTTCAGCTGTTGCAACGGAATGGTATTGCCTTTGGCATCACGCACCGATTTGCCCGGGATACTGATTTTCACCAGCCCGTTTCTTTCCCACGACAAAGTATTCACTACTGCAATGCGTTTAGCCCCCGCACCGATGAAGCCGCTGAGTAATTGGCTGCTAAGGCTGTTGGTGATACTGTCTGCATCCAGCATAAACTGCTTTTTGATACGCCATTGTTCCGTGACGAAAGGTACATCAGGTTCAGAGGTGCTGTTGTGTGCGCCCCAGGTATGCTCGTGGAACATGATTACATCGCGCCATGCTTCAAAGAAGGATTGCGGCTGGTAAGTACCTGGAGAGAGGATAGACCAGGCATTGGTGAGCTGTAACAGGCGCAGACTGGTGATCCTGTTCTGGCCGGATTCCTTAGCAGAAGAGGCTGCGCCATCTTCCCAGTAAGGTGTGATATCGCCTTTTACCACTGGCAGTTGATTCCCATATTTTTCTTCAAATGCTTTAAAGAGATGATCAACTGTATTTAATACCAGTTTAGGAGATTGATATTTTTCGTTCCATTCCTTCACGAAGCGGGAGATGCTGGTATCGATGGGGCCATTGTCTGCCACGATATTATAGCGCCACTGTACTATGTCGTAAGGATATTTTTTTTCATCAAGTTCGTGCAGGTACTCCGCGATTTTCTGCGGGCCACGAGCGAAGACGCCGCCAGGAGCGGTTCCATGCCAGGAAGAGTAGCCTTTGCCACCTGCCCAGAAAAGAATTTTTTCCTGTCCGGATGGGCTGGCCCACCACACTGGTTTATCGCCCCAGGCACGAACGAAATGACCCACACGGTCACCCAGGTAAGGATGTGTTTCACCGAGGTAGTTCGGGCCACTGGAGAAATATTTCACGCCGCCATGTGCCAGCGCGGTAACGGTATTCCAGGTATATCCCGGTACGTCAGAGATCATGGCACTGGGGATTTCCAGGCCATATTCCTTTTTCAGTGTCTGGGCATAATCCGTATAGTGAAACAGTTCTTCCGGTAAGCTAAGGCCGGTAAGGATATTAGCATATAAGGCTGAAAGGCAGATACTGCCTTCTTTTACGGCCTGAATGAAAGCTGCTTTCTTTGCAGGGCTGGCCTGTTTCATATAGTTTTCTACTGCCCAGAGGGATTCGATGTTCCATTTGAAGCGGGCTTCTTCCGGATAATTGCGGGTGGCAGCGATCATCTGTAAGGCATCATCAATATTCTTCAGGTGTATTCTCAGCACTTCCGGCTGCAGGTGTGAATAACCGATATCGGTGTGGGAGTGATGGATAAGATCTATCTCCCTGTATGTTACCGGTGAGAGGGGGACGTATTTATCCAGGACTGTTTTACCATTACCGGCAACGACTATACGAATGCTGTCGGCTTTCTTTACGGCGTCAACGGGGATGTCGAGGCGGTTGATACCATCTGTGATGTTGAAGTTGAAGCTGTTGTTGCCGGCTTTCACCTGTAATACGGCAGGGTTGCCGAAATGCAGGGCGGTAAGTGCTACGGGTTGTTTACCGTTTTTCAGCAGGAAAGGCTGTGGCGTAACATCTACTTTTTCTTCGAAAGAGAATTTGAATGTCATGAACCAGTCGTTGCTATTTTGGGCCTGGCCTACCATTTTGAGTTGTACCGGTTTTCCGGGTTTCACCAATGCTACCGGGAGCCGGAGGAAGATGAGGCCATGTGCATCGCCGGCGCCGTCTTTGGTAGTTTGTTCAAACACAATGCGGGAGCTGTCGGTCGCGGCATAGGACCATACCGGCGATTGGTTTCCTGGCAGTGTGGTAATGGTGAGCAGTTTTTTATCATCTGCATATAAATCAAAATTCCGCGGACCGCCGCTGGTGGCGGTTGAATGTCCGGCTACCCAGCTGAAATAGACATAAGGGCCTTTAATTTTTGCAGGCACTGCTGCTGTTTGCCAGGCGATTACTTTCTGACCATCGGTGGTTCTTGTGAGCAGTGCGGTGGTAGCATAATCCGGGAAGGCGGAATAATAGCGTATATTCTCTCCCGTTATCTCTTTCTCATAACCATTGACCCAGTCGATTTTCCCGAAATAGGGAACTGTTTTCTGGGCCCGGGCCTGTATGCCGATAAATAGCAATAAGGCCGCCACATGAAGTTTTACGAATCTCATCAGCAGTATTTTGTATAATAATAGGAGTGGGGTAGATGATTATATCGGTCGTTTGATTTCGATGCTGTAGGTAAACCAATCGCTTCTGTAGTAGCAGATATTGAATTCTATTGGTTTTTTGGCAGCATCTAATACCAGTCGTTTCCTTTCGAGGACAGGTGCGCCGGCAGCGACTTTCAGCCAGGCGGCAATTTTTTCAGTGGCGGCGATGGCCCTGATTTCTTCCTGTGAATAAACCGGAACAGTATGGTATTCTTCATCCAGCAGCTCGTATAGCGGCCTTTTGAAATTGGCTTCAACGGTAAGGCCTATACGCGGATGGAAAAAAGACTGAAAGTATACCATCGGATTTTTGCCGGTACTTCTGATACGCTCCAGTGCTATGACTGCTGTGCCGGCAGGAACGCCGAGTCTTTCCGCAGTTTCTTTTATCGCCTTCACCTTTTCCACACTGTGTTTGAGGTCTTTAAACGGCGTGCCTTTATCTTCCATTTCCTGGCTGAAGCTCAGCCAGTTGGCGAGGTCGGTGGTGATTTTCTTTTTTCGTACAGTCGTTCCTGTACGTTTCTTTCTCTCCAGCAAACCATCTTTTACCAGGTTGGCAATTGCCTGACGCAGTGTATTCCTGGATATTCCCCAGCGTTTGGCGAGGTCTGTTTCTTTAGGAAAAGTATCGCCTACGCGGAAATGATTATCGCGTATCAGCTTACGAAGCTGCTCTTCTGCCTGCTGGTGCAGCGGTGTTTTGCTGTCATGGTCCAGTAAAGGAATGTTGTTCATATGTTCAAACATATTAAGAAATGTGGAGGAAGGCAAATTTTTTTGATGGGTAGTATTTATCTATCTGATAAATAGATGATTACAGATTAAAAACAAAAAGGGCCTCTACAGCGTAGAGACCCTTTCATAAGTCGATAAAATGTATTATTTCAG
The Chitinophaga sp. Cy-1792 genome window above contains:
- a CDS encoding GntR family transcriptional regulator — protein: MNNIPLLDHDSKTPLHQQAEEQLRKLIRDNHFRVGDTFPKETDLAKRWGISRNTLRQAIANLVKDGLLERKKRTGTTVRKKKITTDLANWLSFSQEMEDKGTPFKDLKHSVEKVKAIKETAERLGVPAGTAVIALERIRSTGKNPMVYFQSFFHPRIGLTVEANFKRPLYELLDEEYHTVPVYSQEEIRAIAATEKIAAWLKVAAGAPVLERKRLVLDAAKKPIEFNICYYRSDWFTYSIEIKRPI
- a CDS encoding glycoside hydrolase family 38 C-terminal domain-containing protein, which translates into the protein MRFVKLHVAALLLFIGIQARAQKTVPYFGKIDWVNGYEKEITGENIRYYSAFPDYATTALLTRTTDGQKVIAWQTAAVPAKIKGPYVYFSWVAGHSTATSGGPRNFDLYADDKKLLTITTLPGNQSPVWSYAATDSSRIVFEQTTKDGAGDAHGLIFLRLPVALVKPGKPVQLKMVGQAQNSNDWFMTFKFSFEEKVDVTPQPFLLKNGKQPVALTALHFGNPAVLQVKAGNNSFNFNITDGINRLDIPVDAVKKADSIRIVVAGNGKTVLDKYVPLSPVTYREIDLIHHSHTDIGYSHLQPEVLRIHLKNIDDALQMIAATRNYPEEARFKWNIESLWAVENYMKQASPAKKAAFIQAVKEGSICLSALYANILTGLSLPEELFHYTDYAQTLKKEYGLEIPSAMISDVPGYTWNTVTALAHGGVKYFSSGPNYLGETHPYLGDRVGHFVRAWGDKPVWWASPSGQEKILFWAGGKGYSSWHGTAPGGVFARGPQKIAEYLHELDEKKYPYDIVQWRYNIVADNGPIDTSISRFVKEWNEKYQSPKLVLNTVDHLFKAFEEKYGNQLPVVKGDITPYWEDGAASSAKESGQNRITSLRLLQLTNAWSILSPGTYQPQSFFEAWRDVIMFHEHTWGAHNSTSEPDVPFVTEQWRIKKQFMLDADSITNSLSSQLLSGFIGAGAKRIAVVNTLSWERNGLVKISIPGKSVRDAKGNTIPLQQLKSGEYVFYAQHIPALGIAVFEVSDKEIKSTNSFTLTDHSLSNGIVTVSWDAQGSITTLAAKDAYNYAGQFKNQGLNSYWYVPGLDPAAATSNNALKMEVTENGPVVATITLSGEAPGANSIEKRITLTVSGDAATIENTLDKKAIREKEAVHFGFPVNISAPITTLDAGYGTMQYLKDQLPGSNMDFLFGRRWVDIANADRGLQWMLLETPMVEPSSMIDERKTVMQSHKEWRTKGEPTATWFNYIMNNYWHTNYKADQGGVSNYHYALRPHTSVTPVAQEKAAAEFTQPLLAFPAKADLKPAGPLFTISNTSIIITSVTPAPNGGFIVRVFNPESSHQEGKFVWGSFTAKSIKAADNSIVTSLSMPGMAVQEYLLQP
- the bla gene encoding subclass B3 metallo-beta-lactamase codes for the protein MHHKIVKSLFLAAGLCFATAVHAQKVVEPTKVDPEWNKPQKPFRIAGNLYYVGTYDLTSYLITTSAGNILINTGLAASEKIIRENIEALGFKYKDTKILLTMQAHYDHMGAMAAIKKATGAQFMVDAGDVGVVETGGRSDYEMGGKVSNYQPVKIDRVLHDKDTIRLGDMKVVMLHHPGHTMGSCSYIFDVKDDQRSYKVLLANMPSIIIGQRKFSEVKAYPGIAKDYAYTLDTMPKIHFDIWLAGHASQCGLHEKHKDGDAYNPKAFEDRAGYEKQLAELKAVYEKKLAEDKK